Within the Thalassotalea ponticola genome, the region TGGTTGCGGCAATTTATCTACACGAATACGCTGGTAACAACGCGTTTACCAAGTTACTGCGCATTGCCGTTATTAACTTGGCGGGTGTCCCATCAATTGTGTATGGTGTGTTTGGTTTAGGCTTCTTCGTGTATATGGTCGGTGGCTCGCTTGACCAACTCTTTTATCCTGAGTCTTTACCAAGCCCAACATTTGGCTCGCCTGGCGTACTTTGGTCAGCGTTAACACTGGCGATATTAACATTACCGGTGGTTATCGTTTCAACCGAAGAGGGCTTGTCGCGCATTCCCGCGAATATGCGTCATGGCTCATTGGCATTGGGGGCGACGAAAGCGGAAACTCTTTGGCGTATTATTATTCCGATTGCCAGCCCTGCAATCATGACCGGTATCATTTTGGCAATTGCCCGAGCAGCTGGAGAAGTCGCGCCATTGATGTTAGTTGGTGTGGTGAAAATGGCACCGACCTTGCCACTTGACGGTAACTTCCCGTTTTTACATCTAGAACGCAAGTTTATGCACTTAGGCTTTCACATATACGATGTCGGTTTTCAAAGCCCCAATGTTGAAGCTGCGCGCCCATTGGTTTACGCCACGGCACTGTTGCTGGTAACCATCATTGTTACCCTAAATATGACTGCAGTCAGCATTCGTAACCGTTTACGTGAAAAGTATAAGGCGTTAGAGCACTAACGAGATTGTGCTCTAACCACCCATTAAAGATTTAAAACAGAGTATGTATAACCATGATTAATGTGAAACCTGAAATTGCAATGCCAAGCAGTGAGATCATCGATATTAATAACTTATCACCAGAGCAAGTAGCACTGGAAATAAAGGGATTAAATTTATACTACGGTGACAAGCAAGCGTTAAATGACATTTCGATGAAGATACCCAAGGGCCAAGTAACCGCGTTTATTGGACCAAGTGGTTGCGGTAAATCAACTTTACTGCGCTGTATTAACCGCATGAATGACTTAGTCGACAGTTGCCGTATTGAAGGTCAGATAGAGCTTCACGGCGAAAACATTTATGGCAAGCACGTTGATGTTGCTCAGCTGCGTCGCAAAGTCGGTATGGTATTTCAACGTCCGAACCCATTTCCGAAAACCATTTACGAAAACGTCGTATACGGGTTGCGTTTGGTTGGCGAGAACAATCGACGCGTGTTAGATGAAGTATGTGAGCGCTCATTGCGAGCCGCCGCACTGTGGAATGAGGTTAAAGACCGACTGCACGACAGTGCCTTGGGCTTATCAGGTGGACAACAACAACGTTTGGTTATTGCGCGCGCGATAGCCATTGAACCTGAAGTGCTACTATTAGATGAACCTACATCGGCACTGGATCCCATTTCAACACTGACCATTGAAGAACTAATCAATGATCTAAAACAAAAATACACGGTGGTTATAGTAACTCATAACATGCAACAAGCGGCTCGTGTATCCGATCAAACCGCCTTTATGTACATGGGCGATTTAATTGAATACGCAGACACCAACACCTTGTTCACTACACCAAGTAAACAAAAAACAGAAGATTACATTACCGGTCGTTACGGTTAATCAAGGAGTCGTATTATGGATACATTAGATACTGGCCGACACATATCAGGCCAATTTAACCAAGAGCTCGATGCTGTTCGAAATGACGTGATGATCATGGGTGGCTTGGTTGAACAACAGCTCAAAGACGCGTTGCGTTCAGTACATGAAGACAATGAAGAACTCGCACAAAAAGTACTATCAAGTGATTACAAAATTAATCGCATGGAAGTGTCAATTGACGAGGTATGTACGCGTATCATTGCAAAGCGTCAACCAGCTGCCAGTGATTTGCGCTTGATTATGGCTATCATCAAAACAATCGCAGACTTAGAGCGCATTGCCGATGAAGCGGAAAAAATCGCCAAGGTTACATTAGAAGATTTCAGTGCGAAGCAAAAAGAGTTGGTCCTAAGTTTAGAAAACTTAGGACAATTAACCTTGAAAACATTAAATGCATCGCTTGATGCGTTTACTCGTATGGATTTTGATGCTGCGTTAAAAGTACATCAAAGCGATGAGCGAATTGATCGCGAATACGAAGCATTAATGCGTCAGTTAATGACCTACATGATGCAAGACCCTCGTTCAATACCGTCGATTATGTCGGTGATTTGGTCGGCTCGTGCACTAGAGCGCATTGGTGACCGATGTCAAAATATCTGTGAATACGTGATTTACTTTGTTAAAGGCAAGGTGATTCGCCATATTTCGGCCGATGCGGCGCATCAATTATTAGAGCAGTGAAATTCGTCTTTTGACAACAAATTTTGAGAAATAAGCTAGAATTGCTACAGCAAGCCTAGCTTTTAATTTTAATAGGTAAAAATTTAACTTTTTTGTGTGAAAATGGTTGATATTTATACGCTATTTTTTTTAATTTGTAGCGAAATAGTGTATATTGGCAGCGATTTTTAATCACGCAGTTAAGCCTGCAGGATAATAAATATGAGTGGAAATAATATACTGGGTGTGTTTGCAAAGTCACCCATCAAACCTTTGGAAAAACACATTCGTAAAGTACATGAGTGTACGTCGCATTTACCTGACTTTTTTAAAGCTTGTGCTGAAGAAAATTGGGAAAAAGCCGAGGATATTCGCAAAACGATTTCATCACTTGAAAAAGAAGCTGATAAGTTGAAACGTGAAATTCGCAACGAATTACCCAGTGGCATTTTTATGCCAGTGCAACGTACCGATGTACTTGAGTTGGTTAGTCAACAAGACAAAATTGCCAACAAAGCCAAAGACATAGCGGGTCGCTTTTTAGGTCGAAAAATGGAAGCGCCAGCGTCTCTGTTAGCCGACTTTGACGCCTATGTAAGCCGCTGTTTAGACGCAGTAAAACAAGCGGCAAAAGCGATTAATGAACTTGATGATCTACTTGAAGCAGGTTTTCGTGGCCGAGAGGTTGATTTGGTTGAAAATATGATCGAAAAACTGGCCAAAATCGAAGATGATACCGACCGCATGCAGGTTGAGTTGCGTCGCAACTTATTGGCGATTGAAGATCAACTCAACCCAGTTGATGTGATCTTTTTATATCAAATTATTGAGTGGGTTGGCGATTTGGCCGATCTTGCCGAGCGTGTTGGTGCGCGTTTAGAAATTATGCTCGCACGCTAAGGGGTAATTCATGGAAATTTTAATCAATTACGGTAGTGAGCTGGTAATTTTTGCTGCTATCGTAGGTTTCTTCATGGCTTGGGGTATTGGTGCAAACGACGTAGCCAATGCGATGGGAACCTCGGTAGGTTCTAAAGCACTAACCATAAAGCAAGCCATTATTGTGGCGATGATTTTTGAATTCGCCGGTGCGTATTTGGCCGGTGGTGAGGTAACATCAACCATCCGCAAGGGTATCATTGATGCGTCCTACTTTGTCGATATTCCAGAGCAGTTAGTGTTCGGTATGATATCGGCACTATTGGCAGCCGGTACTTGGTTATTGGTTGCCTCGTATATGGGCTGGCCTGTATCAACAACGCACTCAATTGTTGGTGCCATCATTGGTTTCGCCGCTGTTGGCGTCTCTGCTGATACCGTTGCTTGGGGCAAAGTTGGTGGCATTGTTGGTAGCTGGGTTATTACACCGTTAATTGCTGGTGTGTTCTCGTTTATCATTTTCAACAGTGCGCAAAAACTGATTTTCAATACTGAAAACCCGTTAGAAAAAGCCCGTAAATGGGTACCTATGTACATGTT harbors:
- the pstB gene encoding phosphate ABC transporter ATP-binding protein PstB, yielding MINVKPEIAMPSSEIIDINNLSPEQVALEIKGLNLYYGDKQALNDISMKIPKGQVTAFIGPSGCGKSTLLRCINRMNDLVDSCRIEGQIELHGENIYGKHVDVAQLRRKVGMVFQRPNPFPKTIYENVVYGLRLVGENNRRVLDEVCERSLRAAALWNEVKDRLHDSALGLSGGQQQRLVIARAIAIEPEVLLLDEPTSALDPISTLTIEELINDLKQKYTVVIVTHNMQQAARVSDQTAFMYMGDLIEYADTNTLFTTPSKQKTEDYITGRYG
- the phoU gene encoding phosphate signaling complex protein PhoU, encoding MDTLDTGRHISGQFNQELDAVRNDVMIMGGLVEQQLKDALRSVHEDNEELAQKVLSSDYKINRMEVSIDEVCTRIIAKRQPAASDLRLIMAIIKTIADLERIADEAEKIAKVTLEDFSAKQKELVLSLENLGQLTLKTLNASLDAFTRMDFDAALKVHQSDERIDREYEALMRQLMTYMMQDPRSIPSIMSVIWSARALERIGDRCQNICEYVIYFVKGKVIRHISADAAHQLLEQ
- a CDS encoding TIGR00153 family protein, yielding MSGNNILGVFAKSPIKPLEKHIRKVHECTSHLPDFFKACAEENWEKAEDIRKTISSLEKEADKLKREIRNELPSGIFMPVQRTDVLELVSQQDKIANKAKDIAGRFLGRKMEAPASLLADFDAYVSRCLDAVKQAAKAINELDDLLEAGFRGREVDLVENMIEKLAKIEDDTDRMQVELRRNLLAIEDQLNPVDVIFLYQIIEWVGDLADLAERVGARLEIMLAR